The Parambassis ranga chromosome 19, fParRan2.1, whole genome shotgun sequence genome contains a region encoding:
- the dnaaf3l gene encoding dynein assembly factor 3, axonemal, with translation MSAGRASEGAGCITWWGFSPARDLLSTGPVRHEAEVNVLLVGSGDPRHILKTIAGLQDKQSLHVWVIESSMEVVARQLLLLYLALLPQESMGIHEKTEVFLEVFGNSEIRSQTEETVRRAASQLSLSVTEKLETATHPCLDTTLLKFKEQDELASIFKSWIQPVSSTSSPECRAPVLMSKIWDYRVRQHLGTRYDSKTGCFDWDLTMKLHGKGCGVINKQQYVRWREQGLAFEMREGIYQIANPTLLSSRVFNQKGDKVAVRGYWGDIVSSPYISFGIETEDKSLLKTQNGQHIKTAQDISFANVQGLFQSLSSRRGCPTTTPFTWVDEKSVTTDDLMSLNGISVTFLPLDSLHKLIQKQRYTNYFNTIYFSVSCVHQLGPMMRQIAAPDALLIVELAKYVLDLNKEQEAGYAEKVASMALEAGFEPWHEGNSGDVEAVFIQRKKKEKAS, from the exons ATGAGTGCTGGACGAGCTTCTGAGGGCGCGGGTTGCATCACCTGGTGGGGATTCAGTCCTGCGCGCGACCTGCTCTCTACAG GGCCTGTGAGACATGAGGCAGAGGTCAATGTTTTGCTGGTTGGCAGTGGAGATCCACGACACATTTTGAAGACTATTGCGGGTTTGCAGGACAAACAAAGTCTTCAT GTATGGGTGATAGAGAGCAGCATGGAGGTGGTGGCtagacagctgctgctcttaTACCTGGCACTGCTACCCCAGGAGAGCATGGGAATTCATG agaAGACAGAGGTTTTCCTGGAGGTGTTTGGCAACAGTGAAATCCGTAGTCAGACGGAGGAGACAGTCCGGCGTGCGGCATCACAGCTCTCACTTTCTGTTACTGAAAAACTGGAAACAGCCACACATCCCTGTCTGGACACAACTCTGCTCAAG TTTAAGGAGCAAGATGAGCTAGCCAGTATTTTTAAGTCGTGGATCCAACCTGTGTCTTCAACATCTTCGCCTGAGTGTCGTGCTCCGGTTTTGATGTCCAAAATCTGGGATTATCGGGTCCGGCAGCATCTCGGGACGCGCTACGACTCCAAGACGGGCTGCTTTGACTGGGACCTCACAATGAAGCTGCATGGGAAAGGG TGCGGCGTCATCAACAAACAGCAATATGTGCGATGGAGGGAACAGGGTTTGGCGTTCGAAATGAGGGAAGGAATTTATCAAATAGCCAATCCAACTTTACTCTCTTCAAGAGTGTTTAATCAG AAAGGAGACAAAGTGGCTGTCAGGGGCTACTGGGGAGACATAGTGTCCAGTCCTTATATTTCCTTTGGCATTGAGACTGAGGACAAGAGCTTGCTGAAGACACAGAATGGGCAACACATCAAG ACAGCCCAGGATATCTCCTTTGCAAATGTGCAGGGATTGTTCCAGTCCCTGTCCAGCAGACGGGGCTGCCCCACTACTACTCCATTCACGTGGGTGGATGAGAAATCCGTCACCACCGACG ACCTGATGTCTCTGAATGGGATCTCTGTCACCTTCCTGCCTTTGGACTCACTTCACAAGCTGATACAAAAACAGAGATACACCAACTACTTCAACACCATTTACTTCTCTGTCag CTGCGTGCACCAGTTGGGCCCAATGATGAGACAGATTGCAGCACCAGACGCTCTGCTCATCGTGGAGTTGGCCAA gtacGTTCTGGATCTTAACAAAGAGCAGGAAGCAGGCTATGCAGAGAAAGTGGCGAGCATGGCTCTGGAGGCTGGGTTTGAACCGTGGCACGAGGGGAACAGTGGTGATGTCGAAGCTGTGTTCATCCAGcgaaagaagaaggagaaggcgAGCTGA
- the syt5b gene encoding synaptotagmin Vb, whose product MRLVSAGVRVRRTAEPSEPESEEAKEPVHHEHAQSEHHEHSHTEHHPGHDYNHMKDKFMNELTHLPIPMWAVGAIVVVVLVLVACCIFCVFKKCFGKQKKPKKARERKAGRRKKEKEGEGEAGEKEGEVKKEGAEEEKEQEKLGKLEFSLDYNFTDAQLIVGILQAQDLAAMDMGGTSDPYVKVFLLPDKKKKYETKVQRKNLCPVFNETFIFKIPYAELGGKTLVLQVFDFDRFSKHDEIGEIKIPMNSVDLGQPMQQWRDLESGEKEEQEKLGDICISLRYVPTAGKLTVNIMEAKNLKKMDVGGLSDPYVKIVLQQNGKRIKKKKTTVKKNTLNPYFNESFSFEVPFEQIQKVQVVLTVYDYDKLGSNDPIGGTFVGYGATGVGLRHWSDMLANPRRPVAQWHTLLTEEEVDAALKAKPR is encoded by the exons ATGAGGCTGGTCAGCGCCGGGGTCAGAGTCCGGAGGACTGCTGAGCCGTCGGAACCAGAATCGGAGGAGGCAAAAGAGCCGGTTCATCATGAGCACGCTCAGTCGGAACACCACGAACACTCACATACAGAACACCACCCAGGACACGACTACAACCACATGAAGGACAAGTTCATGAATGAACTCACCCACCTGCCAA TTCCCATGTGGGCGGTTGGAGCCATTGTTGTGGTGGTCCTGGTTTTGGTGGCGTGCTGTATCTTCTGTGTTTTCAAAAAATGCTTTGGGAAACAGAAAAAGCCAAAGAAAGCGAGGGAGAGGAAAGCGGGTCGCCGCAaaaaggagaaggaaggagaaggggaGGCTGGAGAGAAG GAGGGGGAGGTGAAGAAGGAAGGggcggaggaggagaaggaacagGAGAAACTGGGTAAGCTGGAGTTCTCCTTGGACTACAACTTCACAGATGCCCAG CTCATAGTAGGGATCCTTCAGGCTCAGGACCTCGCTGCCATGGACATGGGGGGAACCTCAGACCCATATGTCAAAGTCTTTTTACTACcagacaaaaagaagaagtaTGAGACCAAAGTTCAGCGCAAAAACTTATGTCCTGTTTTCAATGAGACTTTTATCTTCAAG ATTCCTTATGCAGAGTTGGGCGGAAAGACTTTGGTGCTGCAGGTTTTTGACTTCGATCGTTTTTCCAAGCATGATGAGATCGGTGAAATAAAGATTCCCATGAACAGTGTTGATTTGGGCCAGCCCATGCAGCAATGGAGAGACTTAGAGAGTGGTGAAAAAGAGGAA cAAGAAAAACTGGGTGATATTTGCATTTCCTTACGTTATGTACCAACCGCTGGAAAGCTAACAGTGAACATCATGGAGGCAAAGAATCTTAAGAAAATGGATGTTGGTGGTTTATCAG ACCCGTATGTGAAGATTGTCCTGCAGCAAAATGGGAAACGgattaagaagaagaagacgactgtcaagaaaaacacactcaaCCCTTACTTCAATGAGAGTTTCAGCTTTGAAGTTCCCTTTGAGCAAATACAG AAAGTGCAGGTCGTCCTCACAGTGTACGACTATGACAAACTTGGGAGCAATGACCCCATCGGGGGCACCTTTGTGGGTTATGGAGCTACAGGGGTCGGTCTGCGCCATTGGTCAGACATGCTCGCCAACCCAAGGCGTCCGGTGGCCCAGTGGCACACTCTCTTGACTGAGGAGGAGGTCGATGCAGCGCTTAAAGCGAAACCTCGTTGA
- the LOC114451600 gene encoding ferritin, middle subunit: MQSVVKQNLHLETEADINKLINLKLNASYTYLSLGMYFDRDDVALPKFSTFFLERSVKEREQAEKLLGYQNMRGGRILLQTIAKPSREDWRGGLDALSFSMEYQKSLNACVLDVHRRAGTHVDPHLCDFLEQHFLIDSHDTIKKLGDYVGSLTRITASETHGSMGEYLFDKHTL; this comes from the exons ATGCAGTCTGTGGTAAAACAAAACCTCCATTTGGAGACTGAAGCAGACATCAACAAACTCATCAACCTCAAGCTTAATGCGTCCTACACTTACTTATCCCTG GGGATGTATTTTGACAGGGATGATGTTGCTTTGCCCAAATTCTCCACTTTCTTCCTGGAACGCTCGGtgaaagagagggagcaggCTGAGAAGCTGCTGGGATACCAGAACATGAGAGGAGGGCGGATTTTGCTTCAGACCATTGCT aaacCAAGTAGAGAGGATTGGAGAGGCGGTCTCGATGCTTTGTCCTTTTCCATGGAATACCAGAAGTCCCTAAATGCATGTGTCCTCGATGTTCACCGCAGAGCTGGCACCCATGTTGACCCTCAT CTGTGTGACTTCCTTGAGCAGCACTTCCTCATCGACAGCCATGACACGATTAAGAAGCTGGGCGACTATGTCGGCAGCCTCACCCGCATCACTGCGTCTGAGACACATGGATCAATGGGAGAGTACCTCTTTGATAAACATACTCTGTAA
- the LOC114451396 gene encoding troponin T, slow skeletal muscle-like → MEKDLLELQTLIDVHFEQRKKEEEELLGLKERIESRRAERAEQQRVRAEKERDRQTRIAEEKQRKEDEEAKKRADDEAKKKKVLSNMGAHFGGFLAKVEQRRGKRQTAREIKKKTLAERRKPLAIENLKEDGLREKAEEMWEWIYQLESEKFDLTEKMKRQKYEINVLLNRIQHAQKFKKVHGKGKVGGRWK, encoded by the exons ATGGAGAAAGacctgctggagctgcagacTCTGATTGATGTCCACTTTgagcagaggaagaaagaggaagaggagctgttAGGCCTCAAAGAAAGAATT GAGAGCCGGCGTGCGGAAAGAGCTGAGCAGCAGCGTGTGAGAGCTGAAAAAGAGcgggacagacagacacggaTTGCT gaggagaaacagaggaaggaggatgaggaggccaAGAAGAGGGCAGATGATGaggccaagaagaagaaagtgctCTCCAACATGGGTGCTCACTTTGGAGGGTTCCTTGCAAAG GTTGAGCAAAGACGAGGCAAAAGACAAACTGCAAGGGAAATCAAGAAGAAGACTCTGGCTGAGAGACGCAAACCTTTAGCTATCGAGAATCTGAAAGAGGACGGCCTGAG AGAGAAAGCCGAGGAGATGTGGGAATGGATCTACCAGCTGGAGTCAGAGAAGTTTGACCTGACTGAAAAGATGAAGAGGCAGAAGTATGAG ATTAATGTCCTCCTGAACCGAATCCAACATGCTCAGAAATT CAAGAAGGTCCATGGGAAGGGGAAGGTTGGAGGACGCTGGAAAtga
- the LOC114451395 gene encoding carnitine O-palmitoyltransferase 1, liver isoform: MAEAHQAVAFQFTVTPDGIDLQLSHQALTEIYLSGVRSWKKRVIRLKNSVITGVYPASPSSWLFVVIAILATMYTRSDPSMGLIAKIQEHLPVSESMSTQCQAVVSAVLFSTMLWLLLIFTMRLCLKQLLSYHGWMFEQHGKMSTTTKVWVALVRIFSGRKPLLYSYQGSLPNLPVPAIKDTVKRYLESVRPLMDDAGYERMTNLAAEFESSLGNRLQWYLKLKALWAANYVSDWWEEYVYLRGRSPLMVNSNYYGMDFLYVTPTPIQAARAGNSIHAFFLYRRKLNKEELKPSRIPGTVIPLCAAQCERIFNTTRTPGEETDTVQHWQDSDYIVVYHSGRYFRLKVYQAGRLLSPREIEFQIQRILDDTSSPCKGEAKLGALTAGDRIPWAKARTKYFSSGVNKRSLDCIEKAAFFVTLDDDEQGMMADDSPDSLDRYAKSLFHGKCYDRWFDKSFSVVYYKNGKKGVNAEHSWADAPVLAHLWEFTLATDSFQLGYNAEGHCKGEVDSSLPRPQKLNWEIPPECEEQISQSLAVAQALADDVDFHVFSFRDFGKGQVKKCRVSPDAFIQMALQLAYYRDRRTFCLTYEACMTRLFREGRTETVRSFTSESCAFVKALEGGEAADVCRRLFRAATEKHQQLYRLAMTGGGIDRHLFCLYVVSKYLGVESPFLKEVLSEPWRLSTSQTPFQQVELFDLVNHPEYISCGGGFGPVADDGYGVSYCILGENMINFHISCKHSCPHTDAHKFGAQIRKALHDLIQLLGPNQKEPSKPQACPPEAKKDK; encoded by the exons ATGGCAGAAGCCCACCAGGCGGTGGCCTTCCAGTTCACAGTCACCCCAGATGGCATTGATCTGCAGCTGTCTCATCAGGCTCTTACTGAGATCTACCTCTCTGGCGTGCGTTCCTGGAAGAAGCGTGTCATCAGGCTGAAG AACAGTGTGATAACAGGGGTGTATCCTGCCAGTCCCTCCTCATGGCTTTTTGTGGTCATAGCCATCCTGGCTACTATGTACACTCGTTCCGATCCCTCCATGGGACTCATAGCTAAGATACAGGAGCACCTGCCAGTCAG cgaGTCGATGAGCACACAGTGCCAAGCAGTGGTGTCAGCAGTGCTCTTCAGCACTATGCTCTGGCTTTTGCTCATCTTCACTATGCGCCTGTGCCTCAAGCAACTCCTCTCTTATCATGGCTGGATGTTTGAGCAGCATGGCAAGATGTCTACCACCACAAAAGTCTGGGTG GCACTGGTGCGGATTTTTTCTGGCAGAAAGCCTCTGCTCTACAGCTATCAGGGTTCGTTGCCAAACCTCCCTGTGCCTGCCATCAAGGACACAGTCAAGAGG TACTTGGAATCAGTACGTCCGCTGATGGATGATGCAGGGTATGAACGCATGACCAACCTGGCAGCAGAGTTTGAGAGCAGCCTTGGTAACCGTCTGCAGTGGTACCTCAAGCTCAAAGCTCTATGGGCAGCAAACTAT gttaGTGACTGGTGGGAGGAATATGTCTACCTGCGGGGACGAAGCCCATTAATGGTCAACAGTAACTACTATGGCATG GACTTCTTATATGTGACTCCTACACCCATCCAGGCAGCAAGAGCTGGCAACAGCATCCATGCATTCTTTCTGTACCGCCGCAAACTCAACAAAGAAGAGCTTAAACCT AGTCGTATACCAGGCACTGTCATTCCTCTGtgtgcagctcagtgtgagagGATATTCAACACCACACGCACTCCTGGAGAGGAGACCG ATACTGTGCAGCATTGGCAGGACAGCGACTACATAGTGGTCTACCACAGTGGCCGCTACTTCCGTCTAAAGGTGTACCAGGCGGGCAGGCTTCTGTCTCCACGGGAGATTGAATTCCAGATTCAGAGGATTCTAGATGATACTTCATCTCCTTGCAAAGGAGAGGCCAAGCTCGGAGCCTTGACTGCTGGAGATAG AATTCCATGGGCTAAAGCCAGAACCAAATATTTCAGCAGTGGGGTCAATAAACGCTCTCTGGACTGCATTGAGAAAGCTGCCTTCTTTGTGACCCTTGATGATGACGAACAGGGAATGATGGCAGATGACTCACCAGATAGTTTAGATCGCTATGCCAAGTCCTTGTTCCATGGCAAATGTTATGACAG GTGGTTTGACAAGTCCTTTTCAGTGGTTTACTACAAGAATGGAAAGAAAGGCGTCAATGCAGAGCACTCATGGGCTGATGCACCAGTGTTAGCTCACTTATGGGAg TTCACCCTGGCCACGGACAGTTTCCAGCTTGGTTACAATGCAGAGGGTCACTGCAAAGGAGAAGTAGATTCATCACTGCCTCGACCACAGAAGCTGAATTGGGAAATCCCCCCTGAA TGTGAGGAGCAGATCTCTCAGTCTCTGGCAGTAGCACAGGCcctggctgatgatgtggactTCCATGTTTTCTCCTTCCGAGACTTTGGCAAAGGACAGGTTAAGAAGTGTCGAGTCAGCCCAGATGCCTTTATTCAGATGGCTCTTCAGCTGGCCTACTACAGG GACCGAAGGACATTCTGTTTGACGTATGAAGCCTGTATGACTCGTCTCTTCAGGGAGGGCAGGACTGAGACTGTTCGCTCCTTTACCAGTGAAAGTTGTGCCTTTGTCAAAGCGCTGGAGGGTGGAGAA GCAGCAGATGTGTGCAGGCGTTTGTTTCGTGCAGCAACTGAAAAGCACCAGCAACTATACCGTCTGGCTATGACTGGAGGTGGCATCGACAGACACCTATTTTGCCTCTATGTTGTGTCCAAATACCTCGGAGTGGAGTCCCCTTTCTTAAAAGAG GTGCTGTCTGAGCCATGGAGACTGTCTACTAGTCAAACTCCattccagcaggtggagctgtttGACCTAGTCAACCACCCAGAGTACATCTCCTGTGGAGGAGGCTTTGGACCA gtggctgatgatggaTATGGAGTGTCCTACTGCATTTTGGGAGAGAACATGATTAACTTCCACATCTCATGCAAACACTCGTGTCCacacact GATGCCCATAAGTTTGGTGCACAGATCCGTAAAGCTCTGCATGATCTGATCCAGCTGCTGGGCCCCAACCAGAAAGAGCCCAGCAAACCACAAGCGTGTCCACCTGAGGCCAAGAAAGACAAGTAG